The following nucleotide sequence is from Longimicrobiales bacterium.
GAAGTGGGGGGCACGTCACGCAGCACTCAATTGTGTTCCCCTTCCGACTCATCCATGTAGTAAGGATCAAGATCTACAGGTCTTCTAAGTGTTGCCATCACACCAGAGCTGTACTCATCTCCAGACATAAATTCTATAGTAAGCGTACCATCTTCGTTCAGGGTATAACTCATACTACGAGCATTTCCTTCGCCACCCAACGGCTCGAAACGTGACATGTACGCTGCATCTCTGGCTAGAGAAGCCTCATAGGTGATCACACCATTTGTCACCGTGTAGCGGCCCGAGTTAGCAACAAAGCTCATGTATGCTTCCGCTAACTGTGCGTCTGTTGGTTCGCTGTTAGACGTTGGTAAATGGGAGCGGTCTGTGGACGGAACCCACATCATGCTGTAGTGACCAGACTCCGTGAACAAGAATAAGCCCTGTTCCGCAGGCATAGCGACTACTTCCGCCTCTGGCATGACCCATTCTGAGACGATCCATCCTCCATATAGACCCTGGTTCTCATCAGTGGTCATTTCTGCGGCAGGCTGGGCACACGCCGCCACGCTCAACAGGCCCCCAACGAGCAGTGGTAGTTTGATAGTTCTCATTTGTTGTCCTTGGGCTAATAGTATCGGTAGAGCATAGCCTTCGGCCGGAGATCTTGCTAACTCCAGAGATTAACAAGTACCCGAGCAGAACACTGTTTATAGGTTCAGCGTCAGTGGCGGTGGAATAGGAAACGGCAGCCCCAACAACAACACCAACCCCTCACGATGATCCATGGGAGTCACGCCGGAGCTTCTTTCCGATTGTGTCACTGTGCGGCAGGATCAGGCGCAACAGCAGAGAGAGCCTGAGCCCTCTACCTGGGACGCGGGTCTTTCAGACCTTTAGGCGGCTCGTCGGTTTGCACGAGCTCGCCATCAGGTCCACGGGATATGCCGAGGCGTCTGTCCATCCACGCATCCACCGGCGAGCTACTTGATAATCGCCATCGGAATCAGGACAACATATGCCAACACGAGGAGCAACGGCGCGGCAGTAATCGATCCCTGCGCGAGCAAGCCGTATCCAAGCGCAAGGCAAGCGACACCGGCCGCTCCAAGGATCGCATTGACCTTGGTGAACTTCAGTGCAGCCTGCTGCCCGCGGTTGGCTTTCTCGTTCTTCTTTGACATGGCGCGAATGTTAATCGGAATCTTGGACTCGGTACAGCACGACCGTTAGATGTCAGCGGGCCGTCGCAACGGTTGCCGCCCGGTGAGTCGAACTACTTACTGTGCGAATCCAGTTCCTTCTGAGTGATCCCTAAGAGCTTCGCAGCAGCCTTCCGATCACCGTCGGTTCGTTCAAGCACACGGCGCGAATGCTGCGCCATGGCCGTGGCCATCGAGAGGTCTTCGCTGTCTCCCACCGGACGCGAGTCACCGAGCACGAAGTGATCCGGGCCAATCACGGTCCCACGAGCAACGATCGCCGCGCGCATGAGAGCGTTTTCGAGCTCGCGTACATTACCCGGCCATTCGTATTCGGTCAGCATGGCCACTGCGTCGTCCGAGATCCGGCGAACATCGCGATGCGTCTCCTCGCGAATCCGTCCAAGCAGGGCATTGGCCATGACCTCGATGTCAGCGGGTCTCTCCCGAAGCGGCGGGACCGAGATCTCCACGACCTTCAAGCGGAAGTACAGATCCTCGCGGAAGGTACCCTCACGAATGAGATCTTCCATCGGCTGGTGCGTCGCCGCGATGACTCGGGCTTGAGTGGTGCGAGGCTCTTCCCCCCCTACCGGATAGAACTGTCGCTCCTGAAGCACCCGGAGGAGCTTGGTTTGGAAATCGGGACTCGTGTCCCCGATTTCGTCCAAGAAGATGGTCCCCTTGCTCGCGAGTTCGAAGTACCCCTTCCGTGACCCGACAGCCCCGGTGAAAGCACCCTTCACGTGCCCGAAGAGCTCCGACTCGAGAAGAGTGTCTGTGAGCGCAGTACAGTTCACGGCAATAAACGGTTCAGTCGAATGCGCTGAGTGTTCATGCACCGCTCGCGCGATGACTTCCTTTCC
It contains:
- a CDS encoding lipocalin-like domain-containing protein; translation: MRTIKLPLLVGGLLSVAACAQPAAEMTTDENQGLYGGWIVSEWVMPEAEVVAMPAEQGLFLFTESGHYSMMWVPSTDRSHLPTSNSEPTDAQLAEAYMSFVANSGRYTVTNGVITYEASLARDAAYMSRFEPLGGEGNARSMSYTLNEDGTLTIEFMSGDEYSSGVMATLRRPVDLDPYYMDESEGEHN
- a CDS encoding sigma-54 dependent transcriptional regulator yields the protein MSQRILVVDDDTDALEVYKTRLTHAGFEVETAESAEKALGRLKAFDPTLIITDVRMSGMTGLELLDKVRTATEGVDVVVMTGHDDMETAVSAMKSGAFDFLVKPVDPKALQGIAERCFREQDLAADTPEMDDPDGEGALPQGKLVGRDPSMIEIYKTIGVLARNRATVLVRGETGTGKEVIARAVHEHSAHSTEPFIAVNCTALTDTLLESELFGHVKGAFTGAVGSRKGYFELASKGTIFLDEIGDTSPDFQTKLLRVLQERQFYPVGGEEPRTTQARVIAATHQPMEDLIREGTFREDLYFRLKVVEISVPPLRERPADIEVMANALLGRIREETHRDVRRISDDAVAMLTEYEWPGNVRELENALMRAAIVARGTVIGPDHFVLGDSRPVGDSEDLSMATAMAQHSRRVLERTDGDRKAAAKLLGITQKELDSHSK